From the Phyllopteryx taeniolatus isolate TA_2022b chromosome 16, UOR_Ptae_1.2, whole genome shotgun sequence genome, one window contains:
- the LOC133466335 gene encoding uncharacterized protein LOC133466335: MCLLGVNGLSYPSNNKLPLPVFSTGCDDYDNSHSNIVMPLSDDEPVCTKFEPNIFDPSRCHDCLRQRHRHHGAGDNTEAAPQQKSNTDSVTRPKRGTGPCNGMLTPIPSQAEERDTSSKEDSDHFSVVSSYCDVTRGCPGQEESSLCILSPDCKLYIWDGDDNNSTDSCLDQSDYQELSGSGSAEDDYPPLRMARLDPPPHRPTPRAWMDEALSRDCFNGRLGFKEDREKRESGYFSLGRVAGARASRNKSPQAPFRHLERGHPVFSSKNIEPKDTIPFRNPNLGLASDRQVPEVLDKDLAVEIPPPDPYDIALEVEARVGARSPSPTPFKIAESLAFVEQKGFISSYGRGNASYNSSYQQSGRFDSSLQGSILQSCSSSLAHGNTRPKGIDFPSSIRGNTVDGRGRSQGIDPQLRASMQGSYGRRIDSGSLPRNFKSLGGSVKSQSNTVSNFGSALRKTEVGESYCGRSLESRSSSPGKALHRKTENSSLNRINSHTNFPSYRPSESRYESRGSSPTRRPCRPSGQSVLRKSESITSLDGRSHHGRCGSPIREGYDIESQALLRNGLNSQDHENPSGPATRDGYGASSQPKVHKTEFNAVSSSRGLDSYSERRSYKTGGQYPLRKTVSSASFNGCESRNSSPSSRGYETPTQSILRKSEVKSRDSHSSFPSSQSYSAPHQTSFRKSELSSSIKMNNHNSRNSSPSRNATNEPPGYSIHRNATNQRKKNYSDSKSAPDRSPRAWRGSTHTLRSSSLSRAASPTMQNVKVNRRASVTLQTSRSPDGSRSRVGRQVLEDRYTCPNDRRPHNARRSPSPTPQMKMQRHTLSQSSMDSSESVASAGRHKEVYATVADLPKVKMIHQRDGRSHMERPQNPQRSHKQELFKPASHSLSKHPSREWEDTGETDRELSYGGSGYLSRAHSPSSLQRSFSPTADEGSSWKDLHHRSAPMQIFCRLSTVLPVGIASD, from the exons ATGTGCCTGCTGGGGGTCAATGGCCTGTCCTACCCAAGCAACAACAAGCTTCCCTTGCCAG TATTCAGCACAGGATGTGATGACTATGATAATTCACATTCCAACATCGTCATGCCTCTTTCTGATGATGAGCCCGTGTGCACCAAGTTCGAACCCAACATCTTCGACCCCTCCCGCTGCCACGACTGCCTGCGTCAGAGGCACCGCCATCATGGCGCTGGGGACAACACCGAGGCGGCGCCACAGCAGAAATCCAACACAGACTCTGTCACCAGGCCCAAACGTGGGACGGGACCATGCAATGGAATGCTAACGCCAATCCCCTCACAGGCAGAGGAAAGGGACACCAGCAGTAAG GAGGATTCGGACCATTTTTCCGTGGTGAGCAGCTACTGTGATGTCACTCGAGGCTGTCCAGGTCAGGAGGAGAGCTCTTTGTGTATTCTGAGTCCAGACTGCAAGCTTTACATCTGGGacggcgacgacaacaacagcaCTGACAG CTGTCTTGACCAGAGTGACTACCAAGAGCTCAGTGGCTCCGGCAGTGCAGAGGACGACTACCCACCACTGAGAATGGCTCGACTTGACCCGCCACCTCACCGACCGACCCCTCGGGCCTGGATGGACGAAGCTCTCAGCAGAGACTGCTTCAACGGGCGCTTAG GGTTTAAAGAAGACAGAGAGAAGCGGGAAAGCGGCTACTTCTCTCTGGGGAGGGTAGCAGGTGCCCGTGCTTCCCGTAATAAAAGCCCACAAGCGCCTTTTCGTCATTTGGAGCGAGGACATCCAGTCTTTAGCAGTAAAAACATTGAGCCCAAAGATACCATCCCCTTCAGAAATCCCAATCTTGGTCTGGCCTCTGATAGGCAGGTACCTGAGGTTTTGGATAAAGATCTGGCTGTGGAAATCCCTCCTCCTGACCCCTATGACATTGCTCTTGAGGTTGAAGCACGAGTTGGTGCTCGTTCCCCGAGTCCAACTCCCTTTAAAATAGCTGAGTCGCTGGCTTTTGTGGAGCAAAAAGGTTTCATTAGTTCTTACGGTAGAGGAAATGCTTCTTATAATTCTTCCTACCAACAATCTGGGCGCTTTGATTCCTCACTGCAAGGCTCAATTCTACAATCATGTTCTTCCTCCCTGGCACATGGAAACACTCGACCGAAGGGTATTGACTTTCCTTCCTCCATCAGAGGCAATACCGTTGATGGCAGAGGGCGATCTCAAGGTATCGATCCACAATTAAGAGCTTCTATGCAAGGATCATATGGGCGACGTATAGACTCTGGATCTTTGCCGAGAAATTTTAAATCTCTTGGTGGTTCAGTCAAATCCCAATCTAATACAGTCTCTAATTTTGGGAGTGCCTTACGAAAAACAGAAGTAGGTGAGTCCTACTGTGGTCGAAGTCTTGAAAGCAGGAGCTCATCTCCTGGTAAAGCGTTACACCGCAAAACTGAAAATAGTTCATTAAACAGAATCAATAGTCATACAAACTTTCCATCTTATAGGCCTTCTGAGAGTCGCTATGAAAGTCGTGGGTCTTCACCAACAAGAAGACCTTGTAGACCATCGGGCCAATCTGTCCTTCGTAAATCAGAATCAATTACATCGCTGGACGGTAGAAGTCATCATGGACGGTGCGGGTCCCCAATAAGAGAAGGCTATGACATTGAAAGTCAAGCTCTTCTACGAAATGGACTTAATAGCCAAGATCACGAAAACCCTAGCGGGCCCGCAACCAGAGATGGTTATGGCGCATCGAGTCAGCCGAAAGTTCACAAGACGGAATTCAATGCTGTCAGTAGCAGTCGAGGCCTTGACAGCTATTCTGAAAGAAGATCCTATAAAACTGGTGGTCAGTATCCACTTCGAAAAACAGTCAGCAGTGCTTCTTTTAATGGTTGTGAAAGTCGCAATTCCTCTCCTTCAAGCAGAGGTTATGAAACTCCCACTCAGTCTATACTGCGCAAGTCTGAAGTTAAAAGTCGTGACAGCCATAGCTCTTTCCCATCAAGTCAAAGCTACAGTGCCCCTCACCAAACATCATTTCGTAAAAGTGAACTTAGCAGCTCtataaaaatgaataatcaCAACAGCCGTAATTCTTCTCCGTCAAGAAATGCTACCAATGAACCTCCAGGCTACTCCATCCATAGAAATGCCACCAATCAGAGAAAAAAGAATTACAGTGACTCAAAATCTGCCCCTGATCGCTCACCACGCGCATGGCGGGGATCGACACATACCCTGCGCAGCTCCTCGCTATCCCGTGCTGCTTCTCCCACCATGCAGAATGTAAAAGTAAACAGAAGAGCTTCCGTCACCTTGCAAACTTCGAGAAGCCCCGATGGTTCTAGATCTAGGGTTGGAAGACAGGTCCTTGAAGATCGCTACACCTGCCCTAATGACAGGAGACCTCATAATGCTCGGAGGAGCCCTTCACCTACACCTCAGATGAAAATGCAACGTCATACCTTATCGCAGAGCTCCATGGATTCCTCAGAGTCTGTGGCATCCGCTGGAAGACACAAGGAGGTATATGCCACGGTGGCTGATCTGCCCAAGGTCAAAATGATCCATCAGAGAGATGGCCGTAGCCACATGGAAAGACCTCAGAATCCCCAGCGCTCTCATAAACAAGAACTCTTCAAACCAGCCAG CCACTCCCTGAGCAAGCATCCCTCCAGAGAGTGGGAGGACACCGGGGAAACTGACAGAGAACTCTCCTACGGCGGCAGTGGGTATCTATCTCGAGCTCACTCCCCTTCCTCATTGCAG AGATCTTTCAGTCCCACAGCAGATGAGGGCAGTTCTTGGAAAGATCTTCATCACAGATCAGCGCCAATGcag ATATTTTGTAGACTCTCTACTGTCCTCCCTGTGGGCATTGCTTCAGACTGA
- the nol12 gene encoding nucleolar protein 12: protein MKNRKKIINGVNRAKFKPGSKKRENKCVVMFDDKEREEYLTGFHKRKVERRKAAVSEIRKKIKDEQNRVREERHKEYMKMLKERQEALEESEDDLEDVITNTTESVQFDHPNHTVTVTTISDLDLTTNHLLERVTKKVNEKKEDNKNEDEEDKPKTMPKKAGAPILNKKIRSLTASLSAYTSKGKRKGKQEGRGGRGRQADKRADKRVGESKISTKKTSKWQRRRMTGKKQRQQD from the exons atgaaaaacagaaaaaagatcATTAATGGGGTCAACAGGGCCAAATTCAAACCTGGATCTAAGAAGAGGGAAAATAAATGTGTCGTCATGTTTGACGACAAGGAGCGAGA GGAATATCTCACTGGTTTCCATAAGAGAAAAGTGGAAAGAAGGAAAGCAGCTGTATCTGAAATACGCAAGAAGATCAAGGATGAACAGAATAGGGTCAGAGAAGAG AGGCACAAGGAATACATGAAAATGCTGAAGGAGCGACAAGAAGCGCTTG AGGAAAGTGAAGATGATCTGGAAGATGTGATCACCAATACAACAGAGTCTGTTCAGTTTGACCATCCAAATCACACGGTCACAGTGACTACCATCAGTGATCTGGACCTCACCACCAATCACTTGCTTGAACGAGTGACGAAAAAG gTCAACGAGAAGAAAGAAGATAACAAaaatgaggatgaagaggataaaccaaagacaatgccaaaaaaAGCGGGGGCTCCAATCTTGAACAAAAA GATCCGCTCGCTGACTGCCTCACTCAGTGCCTACACCAGCAAGGGGAAGAGGAAAGGGAAGCAGGAAGGCCGAGGAGGACGAGGGCGGCAGGCAGACAAGAGGGCTGACAAGAGAGTCGGCGAGAGCAAAATCAGCACCAAGAAGACCAGCAAGTGGCAGAGACGACGCATGACGGGGAAGAAGCAGCGTCAACAAGACTGA